The Armatimonadota bacterium DNA segment TGTCAACCATGATCGAGACGAGGAGCCCAGGCTCCGATGACGGTTTTCGGCCTGTCACCCATGTGCCGCTCACTTCACCCACCGAGTCATCAAAGGCGATATCGCCGTCACCCCGCTCTCTGACGTGCCAGCCGAAGACCTCCTCAAAAAAGGAGGCAGAACGCCTAATGTCATCGGCCGGAATCTCGATGTAGCATATCTTGCCGTTCCCAAACGTGGGATGCGTACCGCTGTCCATTTCCGGAACTCCTTTCGCATGCGGTCCTTCGCTTTCACCCCCCGTTTGCTGCGCCACACCTCTTCCGCCGGATCAGCGCATCCAGGCTCCAGTCGCCGCCACCGTAGGCCGCCATAAACAGGTATATGAAGCAGAAGAGAATCGCCGGTTCACCGTGATTCAGGACCGGAAAGAAGGCTTTCGGGGCGTGGAACTGCCAGTAGGCGACGGCCATCTCGCCAGCCAGCACGAAGGCCACCGGACGGGTGAAAAGCCCAAGCGCGATCAGAACACCACCGAAGACCTCCAGCACGCCGCCAATCCATGGCTGCGTGCCAAACTGCGCTGCCCCAACGTGTGGCAGCATACCACCGAACCAGCCGAACAGCTTCAGACTTCCGGACTCGGCGAAGAGCAGACCAGTGATCACCCTCAGAAGGAGATACGCCGCGGAAATTGCCTTAGCCCTGTTCATCATTTGACTCCTTTGCGCGTTGTCAGGAATTCGGCGCGGCGTCCAGACGACTGGTTTTCGCCCAACCCCACTCCCGGATCCAGCGTTCCGTGGTACTCGAACGTTTGGACGATCCACCCATGTGGCGTGAATCCACGAAACCCGCCGCCGGAAGGGCGTGAAACCGGACAGCCCCAGCTGCCTCCGTAAACGCGCGCCGAAGCGCTAGAAGCGAGCAGGAGAAAGGGCGCCGGATCGTCCTGTATCTCCATTTCCCCCGTTTATTCAGACTCTAATCTGACGAACGGAGAGTGCTGCGAGGCGGCCCAGGTCTTCCTCGCTCTGCATGGCGCGCCATTCGCGGTGAAGGCTCTCACGGAAAGCGAGGACAGAATCACGGGAGGGGTCGAAACCGTCGGGGAGACCAGCGGCGGCGTCCCTCAAGGCATCGAGGGAGGCTTCCAGCGCCTGAATGGCGTAACTGCGATGGCCCCACTGGGCCATCTGACGGGCGATCAGGAAGCGGGCGAGCCCTTCCGCTAGGCGGGCGACTAGCCATTCCGGCTGCCCCACGGAGGCGCGGCGAACGGCCGTGGCCCGATCAAGGATGGTGTAGGCCTCATCCGCGAGGGCCGCGTCCTGGGCTGGCGACGCGTTCCAGACACGCGCAATATCGCTGGCGACATCTGCCGTATGGCCTGGACTGAGCGCTGAGGGAACGCTCATCGTGCGGGCGTCGTGGTCTGTTGCTTAGCGGATGTCAGGTTGGCGCGCATCGCGGCGGTTCGAGCGCCCCAGTATGCGGCTTCCTCCTCGACGGACAGGTCTTTGAGGCGCTCGCGTACAGCGTTGGACGCATCCCGTTTCATCTTCACGCAGTCAAAAGTCTTCTTCTTCATCCGATACCATCTCCAAGGGCGAGTGAATGCCTATCTCATGATACCCGCACAGTACGTTGACAGCGTTGTATCGGGGCACTTTGTCGAAATGCACGATGTGCTTGAAGTTCCAGCTCACGATGAAATCGCATCGTGACGTTGTTGCCGCGGCAACGTGCAAAGCATCTGTCCACGATCGTGCTGCAACCACGCCCGCTTCAACGTACCGGGATCGGAGGTCGAGGGTATCCGCGGTGATATCTATGATTTCAGCAGTTAGTCGAAGCCGTTCGAAAAGATCTTGCACGCGGAGCGGCGCAAACCGGATCTCGTCTTCCACCAGAGCTGATGTGACCAACGCGAAACGACCGTGCTCGACAAGGGACACGAACCGCTGAGAGGCATCTTCGAACTCCTCGTCGAAAACACCTCCGAACACCGACGTGTCTGCATACACGCGTGGAACATATCGCATCTCGTACCTCAGACAAGTCCGGCTTGCAGCAGGTCTTTGAGCATCAGCATTCCGACGGGGCGGCCTTCGGCGTCAACGACGGGCATGTCGCCGACGCGCCGGGTCTTGCCTTCGATGGCCGTTGTCCGGCTTTCGAAGGTATGCAGGCCTTCCGCCGCGAGGTCGTCCGGCCGGACGGTGAGCGGCATTTTGGTGACCGCTTCCGAGACCGGCTTGCTGAGCGCCGAGGCATCCTTGAGGAGCTGGCGGCGGACGTCGCCGTCCGTCACGAGGCCGGTCAAGCGGCGATCAGCATCTACTACGCACGCGGCGCCCGCGTTTGCGTTGGTGATGGCGAACATGGTGTCCAATAACGACGTTTCGCCGTGCACGATTGCCAGATCGTCACCGGTCCGCATGACATCGCGAACGCGCAGCAGCAGGCGCCGGCCCAGCGCGCCGGCGGGGTGAAGCATCGCATACTGCTCCGTCGTGAAGCCGCGCGCCTCCATCGTGCAGAGGGCGAGAGCATCACCCAGCGCCAGGGCGCAAGTGGTGGTACTGGTCGGCGCGAGATTGTGCGGGCAGGCTTCTACCGCCACGGAAGCGTCGAGCACCACGTCCGCCTTTTGCGCCAGGGTGGATGTTGTGTTGCCCACGATCGCGATCAGCGGCGCCCCCACGCGCTTCACGGCGGGAAGGATCCGCAGGACCTCTTCGGTTTCGCCGCTGTTCGAGATGGCAATGACCACGTCGGAGCCCGAGACCACGCCCAGGTCACCGTGAACGGCTTCCGCGGGGTGAAGGAACAGGCTCGGCGTGCCCGTTGAGGAGAGCGTGGCGGCGATCTTGTTGCCGACGTGACCTCCCTTGCCCATCCCGGTGACAACCGCCTTACCTGACGTATCGAGAAGGAGTGCCACCGCGCGATCGAACTCACCGTTCAAGCGTCCGGCCATGGCAGTGATGGCGTCCGCTTCCATGCTCAGGAAATGGCGGGCACGATTCGCCCACTGCGGTTGGTCAGCCACGTGCGGCCTCCCGGATACGCAGCGCGCTCACCAGCAGCGGCTCGAGTTGGTCCAGCGGCCATTGTGTCGCGGCGTCCGACCAGGCTTTGTCCGGATCCGGGTGGACCTCCATAAACAGCCCATCGACCCCAACGGCCATTGCCGCGCGGGTGAGCGCCGGGATGTGCTCGCGCATGCCTCCGCTGGAGGTGCCGGAACCGCCCGGCAGTTGGGCGCTGTGGGTGGCGTCGAACACGACCGGCCAGCCGAACGAGCGCATCACCGGCAGCCCCCGGTAATCCACCACGAGGTTGTTGTAGCCAAACGTTGCTCCGCGCTCCGTGAGCATGATGCCCGCCGCGCCGGCCCCTTCGAGTTTGGCGACCGCGTTCTTCATGTCCCACGGGCTCAGGAACTGGCCCTTCTTGACATTGACCACCTTACCCGTGGCAGCCGCCGCGAGCAGGAGGTCGGTCTGACGGCACAGGAACGCCGGGATCTGGAGGACGTCGCAGACTTCAGCGACCGGAGCCGCCTGGCAGCTCTCGTGGATGTCGGTCAGAACGGGCAGGCCAAATGCGTCTCTCACGTCTCGAAAGATGGCCAGACCTTCGTCGAGGCCGGGCCCGCGCGGGCCTGCACCGGACGTGCGGTTGGCCTTGTCAAACGAGGCCTTGAAGATGTAGCCGATGTCCAGCCGATCGCAGACGGCCTGGGTCTTCTCGGCAACGGCAAGGCACAGGTCTCGTGTTTCGGCCATGCACGGGCCGGCGATAAGGAACAGGCGATCGGCGCCGGCAGTGACGGGTCCAATGGGGAAGTTGTGAATGTTCATGTCAGGGACATGATAGCAGGGCGACGGCTACGCGCCGACTCCACGTCACACGACCAGTCACCGCATTGATTATGGTAAGCCCAATCGATGAGCGCTAAGGCGCACGCAGCGCCTAGAATCAGGCCCCACCGCATCCAGGGAACTGCGACCTTGTGTTCCGGCTGTGCCCTACGTGCTATGGTTATCGCGCCAATGCACCACACCACGGGCACGACTGGCAGCAATGGCGTTCTCCAGAGCACGCCCGTAAGCCCCACCGCGGTCAGGGCTGTACGAAATGCGACACCTCCTGTGAGCAGATGGCGCGCTTTGTCGTCATCATGCGCCTTTCGCAGCAGCAAGAGCGCCTGTTCCATCCAAGGCATACATCACCTTGCCTTCCCTGAGGGCGTCGTACAGGTAGGTCCCCGGAAAACTCGCCCAAGACGATAGCGTGTACTCCTCGCTTGCTACGAACACATCGGAATTGATTCCCGTCGGGCTCAGGGACCTCTGCAACCGCACCATCTCTGCGTTCTTGTTCGACAATTCACGCTCGATAACCAGGAAATCCACGTCACTGTCTTCGCGGGCGTCGCCGCGGGCGTACGAACCGAAAAGGATGACCTTCAACGGATTCGCTTCGCGCACCAGTATGTCCACAGCCTGCTGTATCTGCTCGTTGGTAAACACTGCCAGCTCCCTATAGAGAGATTAGCATCGGCCGATTTGAAACGTCCGCTTCACTTCCACTCCGCCAACGGCTTGACGTCGGGCGAACCCGGTTCGCCCGCGCCGGGGGAGAGGAGCACCACCACGCGGGCGCTCGACGTCTTGTCCGGCAGGCGAACGAGCAGTTTGGTGATGCCCTTGTTGGGGTTCTCCTTTGAGCCCTGTGTGGTCACGCCCACTTCGAAGCGAGCATTCGCAGGGGACAGTATGCGGGCCGTGAGGGTCTTTCCGGAACGCTTAAGCGTGGCGGTGGCGCCCGAGACCGAGACCTCGGCCTCCGTGTGCATCATCCAGACGTACTCGAGTGGCCTAGGCGCCGTCAACTCGTCCTGGATCAGCACGTCCCGCCTTCGGAGGAGGGCGATTCCGCGCTTCACTGTCGTCGCCTGCTTCGCATAGCCGGCGGAGAGGTCGGCAACGGCGAAGGCGCGTTGCGGTGTTGAGGAAAACGCGATAATCGGCGCTTTCGCCTTCTCCGCCTGGTTCGCGCCGTCCAGCAAGATGGTATTCTGGCCTTCGGTTTTCAGCCGGTAGTACGTGAAGCGCTGCTTACCGAAGTAGCCGGGCAGATTGTAGTCGTCGCTTCCGAGTTCCACCGCCCAGCGCACGCCATCGGCGTCCACCACGAAAGTCCCGAGGTCGAGGTGGCTATGGTTAGCCGCGTTGTCACCTCCCTTGAAGCCAACGAACGTGGCGTTGGGGTCGTCCCACGCGGTTAGGAAGAAAGCAGCCTGAATGCCCTTGTAGTACGCGTCCAGCGGTTCCTTATCGTCGACCGGCCCTTTGCCCTCCGGAGCGTACCACAGCACGTCGAGGGCGTTCGACCCGTTGGCCGAATGGCGCTCGATCCAGGCGTCCAAGGGCTGATGATACCGGCGCGCCATCCACATCAGGATCGGTGTGCCCCCTGCCTTGTCGCCCGCGTCCGCAAAGTTGAACGTCCGCCCGGTAGGACCGGCGAAATGCAGCCGAAATAGGCCCGATTCCTTGAACCCGGCGGCTTTGCTCAGTCCGAAGTCGGTCCCCAAAGCCGATTCCAATGCTGCAAGCATGTAGACGTTGTAGTCGGTGGCGTAGGTCCAGTAGCCGGGGCCCTCCGCCCAACCACCATCCGGCGCATAACTGGCCATCGCCATCGGAACGTTCTTCACGGCCTGCGACACAATGTAGGCCGCGAGATCCGGCTCTTCGTCCGCGACGGCGAGCGCGCCGATCGTCATTCCGCCGTTGCAGACCTGGTTCCAATTGAAGGCGGAGGTCGTCCACCAACCCTTCGCTCGATAGACCTTCTCGCCCTCTCTCAACCCAAGATTGACGATGGCTGTCCGGATGGTCTTCCTATCGTCGCGGTTAAGCGTGTCGTACAGCCAATCGTACCCGATCGCCATCGCGTGGGTCATCTCCGCGACGTCCAGGAAATGGCTGGGGTTCCAGTCTTTGAAGGCACAGGCGGTAAGCATCTCGGTGCGCGCACGATCGGCGAAGCGCTTATCGCCATCGAGGCGGTACATCAGGGCGAGCGCGTAGATGCGGTTCATGGCGCGGCGGCTCTGCGTGAGGAGGCGCGGCCCGATGAGGACGTGCTCCACGGGTGGCTCTGTGAGATACTGCTCGGCCGTCGCCCGCAGCTTGTCCCGCCACTCACGGGCCTGCGGGTATCGGGCGATCATATCCTTGCAGCGCTGCAAGTCCGAATCGAGGCCGATTAGCCGCGGGTGGCCCGGTCTGAGTGTGCTGAGCATGCCACGTTCCCGAGGGTTTGGCCGAGACGTTTGAGCCTTCGCGTATCCCGTAACGGTGATTAGAATAGCGCAAACCACCAACGAACCGACTCTCATGGTTTCTCCCTGACCATTGTCCCTGCGGGACCAGGCATCCCCCGAAGCGCGGTCGCAGGCCAGCGGCGCCTACGGATAGATGCCTCTGACGCGCAGGGCGTCCGCGGCGCGGCCGACACCCAGGGCCAGCGCGGCGGTTCGCAGATCGACGTTCAGGCTGCGTGACGTGTCGAACATCTGCTTGTACGAATGCCGCATTTTGGCGTCCAATGCGTCGTTCACCTGGTCCAGCGTCCAGAACAACTGGCTGATGTCCTGAACCCACTCGAAATAACTGACCAGCACGCCACCGGCGTTCGCCAGGATGTCCGGCACAACCGTGATCCCGCGCTGGTGGAGCACCACATCGGCCTCGCTGGTAATGGGGCCATTTGCGCCTTCCACGATGAGCTTCGCTTGTATGTGCGCGGCATTGGCCCTCGTGATCTGGTTCTCCATCGCGGCCGGGATGAGCACGTCGCAGGGCAGCAACAGCAATTCAGAGTTGGTGATGATCTCGCCGCCGGCATACTCCGTCACCGGCCTGCCGTTCGAGACGTGCTGAACCAGCGCCGGCACATCCAGCCCCGCGGGGTTGTAAAGCGCTCCGAAGACGTCCGACACCGCGATAATCCTGGCGCCCATGTCCGCCGCCGTTGCCGCAACGTTCTGCCCCACGTTTCCGAACCCCTGTACGACGATGGTGCTTCCCTTGATGGATGAACCGGCGTCCGAGAGAGCCGAGTCCGTGACGACCGCTATCCCGCGGCCGGTCGCCTCACGGCGTCCCAGGGAACCGCCCAGGTCCGGGTACTTGCCGGTGACGCACGACAGGGTTGTAACGCCCTTGTTCATGCTGTAGGTATCCGCAATCCACGCCATCTCGCGCGGGCCGGTGCCCATGTCGGGCGCGAGGATGTCCGTGTTGGGGCCGAACACCGGTGTGAGTTCACTGGTAAATCGGCGTGTGACGCCTTCGAGTTCGCGGACGCTGAGTATATGCGGATCGCACTCTACGCCACCCTTGCCGCCGCCAAACGGAACGTCGATGATCGCACATTTCCACGTCATCAGCATCGCCAATGCGCGCACCTCGTACAGAGACACCGATGGGTGGTACCGGATGCCTCCCTTGAACGGCCCGCGGCCTCCGTTGTGATGGACCCGATATCCGCGGAAAATCCGGATGTCGTTGTCGTCCATCCGCACGGGGAACTCGGTGATGAACTCCATCTGCATCGCGCCGAGCACGCGGCGGAGCCATGGTTCGAGGTGAATGACTTCCGCGGCCTTGGCCAGGCGCGCCTGGGCATCATCGAACATCACGCGGTCATCCTTCTGTTGTGTAGTGGGTGGGGCTGTGGCAATCATATGTGTTGCGCTCCTTGAAACTCGGCCGGGCTTTCACATCAATATGGCGCTTCCCGGATTAAATCATCAACGATATGTAGTTCAACTGGCCCACGTGGTAGGCGGTGTGGCGGACGATCTGCATCGCGAACCACAACGCATCCTGGTGGCCCTTGACCACAGGGCCAAGCGGTTCCCAGTCCGTCGCGCAAACGGCGTGCAGGCGCTTGGGCGGGAGGTCACGAAACACGGTGCGCACCCGGTCCAGCGATTCGTCGATGACCGCCTTGAGGGCGGCGCGGGAAATATCCTGGTAGAACGTCGGCCGCTCTCCGGAGTCCCCGGTTTCCATTCTGTTTGCATACGCGATGTTGCCCCGCGCGATGTGAAATGCAACCGCCGCTGCGGACGGGTTCGCGGGCGTCGGGTTCCAGTGCAAACGCGCGTCCGGGATTTCCTCCAGAACGGCGTTCAACGCGTCATAGGTCTCCACGAACTGCTTCCACACGGGTTTCAGTTCTTCGATCATCGTTTCCTCCAGGGTTAGACATTGCTGCGGGACGCGGAGCGGACCACGGGCCATCCTCCGGCGCTCACCAACCCGGTCAGACCTCCCTTGATTCGCGACACTTAGTTGTTCCAGCCCTCATCCCGGCACAAGGAAATAGCGATCGGGCGCGGCAGGGCGAGTCCGGCCGATACCTGCATCGCCTTGAATATCCCGACCGGCACGACGCATCCGCTGCAGCACCCCTTTAGCGAAGCGCGTGCGGCCCTGTGGATCTCCCCGTCATAGCCGGCCACAATTTCCGAATACGCGTCCACCGCCGGCAGCCTGCCCGCAAGCCCCTGTATGTTCTCACACGGCGAGGTTATCTGAAATCGGAAGTTTTGATCATCTTCGCAAGAGGCGGAAACGTCCGTCACGAATCCGCAGACGCCTGCGTCTATGGTCGCATTGGTGACTCTCATCGTTTGCCGTCCCCTCTTACGCCTTCAGCAGGGGCGCGATCTCCTGCGCCGAGGGAATCCTCCCCGCCAGCACGACCTTCCCGTCTACCACCAGGGCCGGAGTGCTCAACACGCGAAACTTCACGATCTCGCGGATATCCTCCACCTTTTCTATTTCGGCATCGACGCCCAACAACTCGACCGCGGCCTTCGTGTTCTCCGTCAGGCGCTTGCAGTTGGCGCAGCCGGTTCCAAGAATCTGTAGTTTCATGTTTCTGCCTTTCTGTTTAGAACAATGCGTTGAAGAGGTAGCCGACCAGGATGATGCCGGCGGCTACCACGCCGACAAACGTCGCTATGAGTCTCGGGCGCAGCACCCGGCGTAGGATGATGGTCTCGGGGAGCGACAGTCCGATGACGGCCATCATGAAGGCCAGGACCGTGCCCAGGGATGCGCCCTTCTCCAGCAGCGCCTGCACGATGGGCACGACGCCCGCCGCGTTGGAGTACATCGGCACGCCCAACAGCACGGCCGCCGGCACGGACCACCATGCCGATTTTCCCATCAGGTGGGCCATGGCGTCCGTGGGGACGTAACCGTGGATGCCGGCCCCCACCGCGATGCCGGCGAGCACGTATATCCACACCTTGCCGACGATGTCCCGCACGGCGGTGACGCCGCCGCGGACACGATCGGGCCACGAGAGGGTTTCGCCCTCGTACGCGGCGCCGGACGCCTGGAGTTCGTAGACCCACGGCTCCACGTGCTTCTCCATATGGAGACGGCCGATGACCCAGCCCGACACGATGGCGATGGCGAGGCCCGTGGTAACGTACGTTGCGGCGACCTTGAACCCGAAGAGGCCGAACAACAGCACCACGGCAACTTCGTTGATCATCGGCGCGGCGATGAGAAACGAAAACGTGACCCCCAGCGGAACACCGCTTTCAACGAAGCCGAGGAACAGAGGGATCGCCGAGCAGGAGCAGAACGGGGTCACGATGCCGAGCGCCGCCGCCATAACGTTGCCAACGCTTTCACGTTTGCCGGCGAGGATGGCGCGTGTCCGCTCCGGAGTGAAGAAGGTCCGGATGATGCCCACAAAGAAGACGACCAGCACCAGCAGCATCAGGACCTTCGGCGCCTCGAAGACGAAGAACTCCACCGCGAGCGCCAGGCGCCCGGCGGCCAGGCCGAGAACGTCGTACGTGAACCATTTCGAGAACGGGGCCAGCTGGTTGTAGAGAACGTACCAGAGAACACCCAGCCCCAGCGCCAGGCAGATGGCGCGTAGAGGCACGCGTTTCGCGGCCGCCGCCCGTTTCCCGACGGATGTTTGAACTGTCGACATCGTGTCCTCGATTCTATTTGGCCGAAAGACCAATTATACAGGCAATCGAGAGGCACGCGCAGGGGCGTGCCTCAAGCAGGATCAGGCGGCGCAGGCCATTTCGGCGCGGTCGGCGTCGAGGACGGCTTCCACACAGCCGAAGAACTGGGTGATGCACGGGACGCGCAGGCGGTAGAAGACCTGGAGGCCCTGCTTTCGGTCGATGACGAGCCCGGCCGCCTTCAGCACCGACAAGTGTTTTGAAATCGTGGACATATCGGAACCGACGATGGCCTGCAAGTCGCAGACGCAAATCTCGCCTTTCGCCAGGGCATCCACCATCATCAGGCGGCTGGGATGCCCCAGCGCCTTAATAATCCGCGACCGCTTCTCATAATCCGCCTTGTTCATCATCTGATCAGTTCCCAACCTCTACACCGCAACGCCAAAATCGTAAATGAGCGTGTAACAGACTCCCACCGCCAGAAAGATAAGAGCTGTGGCGCGCCGGGCCCAAACCTCGATGGCCGCCAGCCGCTCGAACACCGTATGAAGTGAGCGCGTACCCATCGCCACGAGAATCGCGAATACCAGCACGGGTACCGCCGTGCCTATACCATACAGCGAGGGCAGAACGATCCGTGACCCGTGCTGAAGCGCGAGCGGGACCAGACTGCCAAAGAACAACGCGGCCGACATTGGACAAAACGACAGCGCGAAGACCACCCCCAAGAGCCCGGCGCCCCAGACGCCACTTCGCTCCGCGCGACCCTGAAATCGCCCGCTCAGGGCCACACCCGGCAATCGGAACCGCACAATTTCGAGGAGCAGGATACCCACTACGATGAGCAGCGGACCCAGCAGACGGTTCAAGGGCTTCTGGAGAAATTGCGCCAGATCCGGGACGGACAACATGCTGGCAACCAACAGTATACCCAGTGCTGAGTAGGCCAGCATCCGGCCCCCCGTGTACAGCAGTCCCGAGAGGAGCACCTGGCCCGGGTTCCCCATGCGGTTGCCCACAAACGAGATGGCGACGATGTTCGTGGCCAGCGGGCAAGGACTGATCGAGGTCAGAACACCCAGCCAGAGGGCCGCAAGGAATGCCGGAAGGGTTGCCTCCATCACTTCGCCTTGAGGCTGGCCTTTACCTCGTCGCGAACGTAACTCTTGAAGGCCGCTTCATCACGCAGCAGGGTCCAGACCTTGTCCAGGTTTTTCCACTTGGCTTCCTTACCGTTGCGGACATCCGAAAGCACCACGGACTTGGTGAAGAGTTTGTAGTCCTTCATATAGTGCTCGTTGCCCGCCGTCTCCACGTTCACCACGCGCCATTCCAGCCGGCCGGCCTTCAGTTCGGCGGGGAAGTTATCCCGGATGGCCTTGTTCGTCCACGCCTCGATGGTGCGGCAGGATGCGCAACGGTAGTTGCCGTGAAAGTAGTACGCGATCAGCTTCCGCTGCAGCCTGGGCTCAGATTTTGCGGTAGATGAAAGCCTGGCGTTCGCAACGGAAATCAGGGGGCCGCCATAACAGGCCGCACCCCTGGGCTTAGGCGTGAGCGCGTTGTACGCGAGAGCGCCCGCGATGGCGAATGCGATAGCCTTACCGATCGACTTGATAATCATTTGCCTGCGTGTCCTCCCTGCACGCCAGCCTTACGCGGCCGGTGTATCTATGGCCATTGTATGGCTGTTTTGCCAAATAGTCAAACACTCGGCGGTTCCGTTGGGTCGTCGGTATCCCTCGATCGCGGATGCATGCCTCCGATCGAAGTGGCGGCTTGGTGACAACGCTTCAAACCTTAAGCTCGTACGCCTTTTCGAAGCCGGACCGCTATGATTCCTTAACGCCGGGCGGGAGGGCAGCGCATTGTGCAAGCGGTGTGGACGGCGCGGTCATCGAGGTGTGAAAGATGAGACTTAGGGAGGCTTTGACGCTCATTGGAGCGGTTGCCCTGGGTGGTTGCAGCCAGATCATGGAGCCGGGCTACGACCCGTTGGGGGGGCCCTACGACGCCAACGTCGAGCGCCTGAAGGCGGCCGTGTTCGAACACGAAAGCCCCATCGAGTTCACGATCTCCGATTCCCGCAACAACCGGTTTCAGCCGGGGCTCAGCATCCGGGCGAAAGCCGCTGTGCGGGCCGGAACCAGGTTCGAAGTTTGGGCCGTCGTGGCCGACGAAAAATGGCGGGCCAACGAGACCGAATGGGATCACAACACTGTCAGGTGGTGCCTCGCTCCGGAGCCCGGTGACGGAACAACGGTAGCCCCTGATACGGAACGGCGTCGCGGATACCGGATGGTGGCGCAGTACCGTGTGGAGAAGCCAGGCGTGTACCGGTTGACGTGCCGGGAGCGTCCGCGGGGCGCTGAGTCCGCTGCCCCGATCCGCGAGGAATCGGTTCGAATCGTCGTCGAGTAAGGGGTCGAAGCATGCTCACCGTCGCGCATGTGCTCGTGGGCGGAACGATCGGCAATGAGATCCGCCGCGCGCGGTACGCTCTCCCACTCGCCTTTCTCAGCCACTATGCCCTCGACACCGTGCCACACTGGAGCAACTGGGCGGTGTTCTTCCCGACCGTCGCCAACCAATACAGCGCGGAGGTGATTGGGGCGGTAGTTGATGTCACGCTTGCTGCCGGCCTGATCCTCGCCTCGACCCGGGGAAGGGCCAACCGTGCGCTGATCCTCTCATCGGCCGTGTTCGCCGCGGCGCCGGACGTGGACAACCTGCCAATCATCGGGACGTGGATGCGCGCATCGCCCGCCACCGCCCGGATCGTCGCCTTTCACCACAACATCCAGACCAACATCGCTCCGTCTCAATGGCTGTTGGGTGCGGGCCCCCTCGCGCTCATCGGCGCACTTGCGTGGTGGTCGTTTCGGCGATCTGGGAGAATGAACCACGGAGTCACAGAGAGCACAGCGGAGAAAGGGTGAAGCGCGGTCCGCGTCTCACCGCGATGCTACCACGAACCCTGTGAGCGGGCCTACGCTCCCAAGGCGCCGGTTGGGCTTCATACCAACGATATGCTGCCGACGCGGAAGTCGACCGTCAGGAGTCGCTCCCGTAGGAAATCGAGTCCAAGCAGTCCATCCACTGTGGCGGAGGGTGGCAAAGTATGCGCGACCACTGCAAGCCCCTCCAGCTCCATCCCGAATGCCTCCATTCGGTCAAGCGTCAGGCGAGGTAAATACTCAACCCCGCTGCCAGTCGTAACTTGAACACGATCACCCGAAGCGGCGGGATCATAACCAATCGCAACCAGAATCGCCGGTCGCACGAGCGTGCTCGTTGCGCCGGTGTCCAGCGCCAGGCGGGCTTCCTATTGGCCGGCCGGTCCCCAAATTGTCGCAGTGACGACCACGAGGCCGGATCTGGGATCGAAAGCACTCACAAGATGACCGCCGCGTCGTGGGGAATCGAACCGGTGTATAGAGTCGCGCCGTGTCGAGGGCGAACCGCAAGCATCTCGCGATCCACTTCGTCACGATCCTTGCTATGGAAGAGGACCTTGCCCTTCACGATTTCCCGGTTCTCATCCAGTTCCGGGTCTTCCAGCAGAACCAATCAGACTCGAACTTCTCGAAAACCGTCGCCAGTGTCATCACCTCACCCATACGCCAACCTCCAGACGCAATGAAGGGGAGCCGTTGGGCTCCCCTTCATG contains these protein-coding regions:
- a CDS encoding heparinase II/III family protein, whose product is MLSTLRPGHPRLIGLDSDLQRCKDMIARYPQAREWRDKLRATAEQYLTEPPVEHVLIGPRLLTQSRRAMNRIYALALMYRLDGDKRFADRARTEMLTACAFKDWNPSHFLDVAEMTHAMAIGYDWLYDTLNRDDRKTIRTAIVNLGLREGEKVYRAKGWWTTSAFNWNQVCNGGMTIGALAVADEEPDLAAYIVSQAVKNVPMAMASYAPDGGWAEGPGYWTYATDYNVYMLAALESALGTDFGLSKAAGFKESGLFRLHFAGPTGRTFNFADAGDKAGGTPILMWMARRYHQPLDAWIERHSANGSNALDVLWYAPEGKGPVDDKEPLDAYYKGIQAAFFLTAWDDPNATFVGFKGGDNAANHSHLDLGTFVVDADGVRWAVELGSDDYNLPGYFGKQRFTYYRLKTEGQNTILLDGANQAEKAKAPIIAFSSTPQRAFAVADLSAGYAKQATTVKRGIALLRRRDVLIQDELTAPRPLEYVWMMHTEAEVSVSGATATLKRSGKTLTARILSPANARFEVGVTTQGSKENPNKGITKLLVRLPDKTSSARVVVLLSPGAGEPGSPDVKPLAEWK
- a CDS encoding PIN domain-containing protein gives rise to the protein MRYVPRVYADTSVFGGVFDEEFEDASQRFVSLVEHGRFALVTSALVEDEIRFAPLRVQDLFERLRLTAEIIDITADTLDLRSRYVEAGVVAARSWTDALHVAAATTSRCDFIVSWNFKHIVHFDKVPRYNAVNVLCGYHEIGIHSPLEMVSDEEEDF
- the kdsA gene encoding 3-deoxy-8-phosphooctulonate synthase; this encodes MNIHNFPIGPVTAGADRLFLIAGPCMAETRDLCLAVAEKTQAVCDRLDIGYIFKASFDKANRTSGAGPRGPGLDEGLAIFRDVRDAFGLPVLTDIHESCQAAPVAEVCDVLQIPAFLCRQTDLLLAAAATGKVVNVKKGQFLSPWDMKNAVAKLEGAGAAGIMLTERGATFGYNNLVVDYRGLPVMRSFGWPVVFDATHSAQLPGGSGTSSGGMREHIPALTRAAMAVGVDGLFMEVHPDPDKAWSDAATQWPLDQLEPLLVSALRIREAARG
- a CDS encoding DoxX family protein: MMNRAKAISAAYLLLRVITGLLFAESGSLKLFGWFGGMLPHVGAAQFGTQPWIGGVLEVFGGVLIALGLFTRPVAFVLAGEMAVAYWQFHAPKAFFPVLNHGEPAILFCFIYLFMAAYGGGDWSLDALIRRKRCGAANGG
- a CDS encoding KpsF/GutQ family sugar-phosphate isomerase, which produces MADQPQWANRARHFLSMEADAITAMAGRLNGEFDRAVALLLDTSGKAVVTGMGKGGHVGNKIAATLSSTGTPSLFLHPAEAVHGDLGVVSGSDVVIAISNSGETEEVLRILPAVKRVGAPLIAIVGNTTSTLAQKADVVLDASVAVEACPHNLAPTSTTTCALALGDALALCTMEARGFTTEQYAMLHPAGALGRRLLLRVRDVMRTGDDLAIVHGETSLLDTMFAITNANAGAACVVDADRRLTGLVTDGDVRRQLLKDASALSKPVSEAVTKMPLTVRPDDLAAEGLHTFESRTTAIEGKTRRVGDMPVVDAEGRPVGMLMLKDLLQAGLV
- a CDS encoding VOC family protein, which gives rise to MDSGTHPTFGNGKICYIEIPADDIRRSASFFEEVFGWHVRERGDGDIAFDDSVGEVSGTWVTGRKPSSEPGLLVSIMVDSVAETVDAVIAHGGELVQPIATDAPETTARISDPAGNVFCLYQHRTGGG
- a CDS encoding nucleotidyltransferase domain-containing protein — encoded protein: MFTNEQIQQAVDILVREANPLKVILFGSYARGDAREDSDVDFLVIERELSNKNAEMVRLQRSLSPTGINSDVFVASEEYTLSSWASFPGTYLYDALREGKVMYALDGTGALAAAKGA